The genomic interval TGGCCAGCCCGTACAGCTTCCCAAAGTGCTGTGGGGGGAACCTGCCCGGCCCCCCGGTGTCACCAACGTACCCTGCACCCCTCTGACACCACGCAGCTCTGCCACCATGTCCCTAGCCACCCTGTCCCCTGCCACCCCGCCAGTCCTGTTCCCTGACTCCCCTCCCAACTTGCCACCATCCCCTGCCCAGCCACCCCACGTCACCAGTGTGCCCTGCCACCCCCTAACACCCTGTCCCCTGCCACCATCCTCTGCCCCCCACCCTCACCCCACCACCGTCTCCCCAATACCCTGACCCCCACCACACCGTCCCAACACCACCATGACGACCCCGCCACCATCCCCTGCAACCACCACCTCATCCTCCGCCACCTTGCCCCAGCACCCAGTCCCCGCACGCGGTGGCCGCGGGACTCACGCGATGGCCAGGAAGGCGGCGTTGCCCCCGTAGAGGAAGGAGCGGCTCAGCACCTGCAGCACGAAGGTGCCGAACTGGACGGGCAGCACCGGCACAGCCGCGCAGATCGAGAACAGCACACACTGCGTCACCGTCACCACCAGCGACAGCACAGATGCGCGCAGGTCAGCCAGCGTCCCCAGGGCTCCTGCGGGCACGGCAGCGTCAGGGCGGGCGGTGGCACCAGCCACAATCCCCACTGCGGGCACGGCGGGGATGGCGGCAGCACGGCCGCTGTCCAGGGAcctgtggggcaggggggcCGGTGGGTTACCCTCGGGGCGGGGGGTCTTGCCACGCTTGTGCCGGTCGAGGATGAAGCCGTTCCACGGGGCGCAGAGCACCCCACAGAGCTGGGTGACAGCGAAGGCGTTGGTGTAGGTGCTGACTGCGAGGAGAGGGTGTCAGGGCATCTCCTGGGTGTCCCTGCCATGTCCCGCACCCAGCTGTGTCACTCCCCCCAGCCATGTGTACCCACATGGGTGTTCTCATGGCACTGACCATGTGTACTCAGGCGACTGTCCACCCCCCTGGTTGTGTCCCCCCACTGTGTGTACCCAGGcgggtgtccctgcagccatGTCCCACACCCCCACCGTGTCTCCCCAGGGTCACGTGTACCCGGgcgggtgtccccatggccgtGTCCCCGCACGTGCGTACCCAGGTGGGTGTCCCCGTGCgccaggtgctgcagcagcgggttcAGGGTGCCGATGAAGAGGTAGTGCCGCAGCTGCATGACCGAGAGCCAGACCACGTGCCAGGCGAAGAGTGCCGAGCACACGCAGGCCCTGAAGGGCACCGTGGGCACGTCCCCAGCGCCTGTGTGGGGGTCAGTGGTGGCACCGCCCTGGACACGCCTGCCCAGGCCccacccactgctgccctggtcACTCCCACCCACTGGGGGCTCCCCCCGTGTCCACCTGCATGGCCACGCCCGTTCATCTGCATAGCCACACCCACCACCTGACCACACCCATGCATAGCCAAGCCCATGCCCAGTTCACACCCTCTTTGCCTGCATAGCTGTACCCACCCTCTGACCACACCCCTGCATAGCCACACCCAGCCCCGGGCCACACCCCCTTCATCTGCATAGTCACGCCCACACTCAGCCACTTCTCCTCCCAGCCACACCCCTTCATTTGCATAACCCGACCCACAGCTCACCCTGCAGCCACGCCCACCTCCTCCATGTGCCAGTCACCACGGCCACGCCCACCCGAGATGAACCCACCACTGCCCCGCCCCAGCCAGCCCCGCCCTGGCACCTGTGGGGGCGCTGGGCTCCAGCGGGGTCTCCTCGGGGCCGGTTTCCTCCGGCGGACGCTTCTCCTCGTAGGTGCGGTACGACTGGGACCGCCCTGGGCACCGCAGCCTGCGGCACCACCCGGCCTGTCACCCCACACCACGCGGGATGGGACCCACAACCACCCGTGGCACAGGACCCACCGACCACCACAGGATGCAACCCACCAGCCACCACAGGATGCAACCCGCCACCACTGGACGGGACCCACCAGCCACCACGGGATGGAACCCACCAGCCACCACGGGATGGAACCCACCACCATAGGACAGGACCCACCAGCCACCACGGGATGGAACCCACCAGCCACCACGGGATGGAACCCGCCACCACTGGACGGGACCCACCAGCCACCACTGGACGGGACCCACCAGCCACCACGGGATGGAACCCACCAGCCACCACGGGATGGAACCCACCACCATAGGACAGGACCCACCAATCACCACGGGATGGAACCCACCAGCCACCACGGGATGGAACCCGCCACCACTGGACAGGACCCACCACCTCCCCCGAGATGAGACCCACCACCCATGGGAGGACCCACCAGCCACCACAGGATgtgcaccaccaccaccccacgGGACAGACCCCACCCCAGGAGTGTGGGCAGTGCCCCCTACCCATAGTCGTAGGCGGGGGGCAGCGGGTAGGGGATGCGGGAGCGGGGCATGAGGAACAGGGTGCGCAGCAGGTGCCAGGCACTGCAGGCCGCCATGAAGAGGAACATGGTCCGCAGGGAGAGCCCACGCTCGTACAGCAcctggggacggggacagggaccGGCTGCCACCGTGCCACGCTGGcatgtgccagccctgcctaggcccagctgtgtccccacgTGTGCCCCAGTGGTAACTCAGC from Columba livia isolate bColLiv1 breed racing homer chromosome 5, bColLiv1.pat.W.v2, whole genome shotgun sequence carries:
- the SLC43A3 gene encoding equilibrative nucleobase transporter 1 isoform X5; the protein is MAQGGAGVAKRLGTLLSGLLECGGFCGIIFGWASLVFVLKDLGYFQELCQPSTNLTELPGCSRQDEEFSLVFTIGSFMNNFMTFPTGFIFDRFGTTIARLVAISLYTGGTLLVAFSTPALAVLLFPAMSMLSVGGMLLILTNTQVGNLFGKYRSIIITLYNGAFDSSSAVFLIVKVLYERGLSLRTMFLFMAACSAWHLLRTLFLMPRSRIPYPLPPAYDYGLRCPGRSQSYRTYEEKRPPEETGPEETPLEPSAPTGAGDVPTVPFRACVCSALFAWHVVWLSVMQLRHYLFIGTLNPLLQHLAHGDTHLAPTPTPSLSPSSVGCSAPRGTASSSTGTSVARPPAPRVTHRPPCPTGALGTLADLRASVLSLVVTVTQCVLFSICAAVPVLPVQFGTFVLQVLSRSFLYGGNAAFLAIAFPPQHFGKLYGLAMALSALVALLQYPCVTLVRGPLDGDPFYVNVGLIAVVLVAFVSPVVVARKCRQLAKDLGAAGTPLTAPPSAETPTELPH